The Catenulispora sp. MAP5-51 DNA window CCTCGGACCGGCCGACCTCCCGGCCAGGGAGTGGATCGGGACCGGGGCCACCGCCTGACAGCCCTCAGTGCCAGCGTCTACAACAGGCGCCGTTCCGGCCCGGCTCAGGCCGTCGAACTGTGCCGCCCCATGCCTCAACCCGCTTGCCCGTAGAGCGTTGCGAGGCCGACCAGCAGGATCCCGCCTGACGACTGTTGAGCGGCGGCCAGGGCTTCATCGGTGAATCCCGAGGTGCTGAACAGCCCGAGTCTCGCCGTCGACGCGTCGTGACCGGAGGCGGTGAGCAGGCTTCGAACGTGCTCCAAACGTTCCAGTTGGGCTGTTCCGGGTCGGCGATCGCGGGACTCGGCTTCACCGATGAAGGCGATCGGCGCCCCCGTAGTGCGTGGTCTGGCTCCCCGGGCCAGGGACAGGATGTCGATCTCGTGTCCGGTCTTGTGCTCGCGGCATGGGACGACGGTCTGCCCGGTGACACCGACGTCGAGTCCGGCGTCGTCGGCGGCGTGCCGTCTCACCCATTCTGCGGCGAGGGTCTCGAAGTGCGGTCCCAGGATCTTCGACTCCACGGTGTGCGCGGATTCAGCCCAGACCCGACGGGCCCGGCCGGCTTCCAAGTCGGCCTGGTAGGGCTCGGTGACCAGGTGGTGCAGGCGGATGACCGGGTCGTTGACAGCGATGACCGGTCGCCGTTCCAACAGCAGGTCCTGGGCCCGGTCCAGGAACCCGGCCGATTCCAGCATGGCGAGTTGGTGGGTCAGCGAGGTCGCGGGCCGTTCGAGCAGGCCGCCGATCTTCGTCGGCGAGCTCTCGCCTGCCGCTACGACCGCGAGGATGGAGCTGTACAAAGCGGCGTCGCGGATGCGCGGGTCTTCGTGGACGACCCGGTTGGCCTCGTCGAACAGTGGAGCCGACGGCCGCAGGACGTTACGGGCGATCCACTCGGCGACAGCGTCAGGTGTTTCCCCGACGTGCGGATCGGGGGCGAGTTCGCGGTAGCCGGGCGTGCCTCCGATCAGGGCGTTGTGCAGGAACGCGGTCTGCAGATCCTCGATCTGCCAGAAGGCGCGCGCCTCGCGGTGGCCGAACGGCTTCACCTTCAGCTCCAGGGCACCGCGTCCGCGCAGCGCCTTGGTCCCGGACAGCAGGCCGGACATGACCGAGATCGCCGAGCCGCACAGGACCAGCCGCAAAGGCGTGGGCTGCCCGAGCCCGCCGGGGCCGAGCCGGTCGTAAAGCCCTTGGATGATCGAGGGCAGGCCCTGGGTTTCGCTGGCGAGATACGGGAACTCGTCCAGGACGAGCAGCGGCGGGACGCCGTCGCGCACACTTCGGCGCGTCATAAACTCCGTGGTGCTGTCCAGTGCGTGCTCCCAGTTCCGGAAGCCCAGCGCTCCGGCTGGCAACTGCTGCCATTCAGCGACGGAGTCGGCGAACCGCCGCAGCGACACCGCCTCGGCCTGCTCGGTCGCCAAATGGTAGAGGCCCCCGCAGGCTTCGGCCAGCCGCCGCAGCAGGTATGACTTGCCCTGACGGCGGCGGCCGTAGACCACAGCGATCCGCAACCCGGGTAGCGATGAAGCGGCGAAGTCCGCAAGATCGGCCCACTCCGCGTCCCGACCGAAGACGTCCTGCGGTTTGGCAAGTGCGGACACCACTCCGGCTCCTTAGCTCGACTACACTTACACTAAGTATACTCAGGCTAACCTGACAAAGCCCGCCGGCTCGCCGACAGAATCGGCCAGCCTTGAGTTCGGGGGTGTGATCCCCGCCGCAATAGTCACAGCCACGTGCACCGTGCGTGACCCAGTCAGCGGTGATCCGGCGGACACGATGGCCCAGGCGGCGCAGCTCGCCCTGCATGTCGACGCGACGGCTCGGGCGGGGCGGACGGACGGCCCACAGCGCTGTTCCGCACTGAATCGTTACCAGCGTCGGCGCGGCACCACCGGCGTCGCCGAGCTCCGGACGCGCCGCCATGGTGATCCGCGCTCAGTGGCCGGACCTTGCAGACCGTGATCAGGTCACGGAACCGCTCTGAACCGTCCGTCCGGCTCACCTCCCGATGGGAGGATGTATCAGTGGGCAACCAAAACCGGCAACGAAGATCGGCCAAGAAGCAGAAGGCGGACCGGCGCCGCGAGCAGGCGCGGTTTGGTGACTTCGACCTGTTCGGCAAGGCCCAGAATCTCGCTGTCGAAGCCCTGGAACACCTTGCATGCCCCGATACAGAAGCATGTGGCGGTCGAGGCGCTCGTGCTCTCGGCGTGCTGGTTGATGAGACCCGTGGCGTCGGATGGTGCCGCGCGGTGGACACCGTTCTGTTCGGTCTCCACATGGATGTGTTGGGGAAGAAGTGCTGGCCGGACGGCTGGCAGCCGGCCGATCTGGCGCGCGTCGCGGACCGTGAGCTTGGCGCCGCGGCCCGCCGCGGTGTGACCGACATGATGGCGGCCGAGCTGCGTCGCTACGCCCCGACCAGCATCGACGACGCCTGGCACGACCAGCTCGCCGAGCTGCAGGCCGCGGTCTGGTGGTCGACGGACGCCGAATACGTCCGGGAATCTGCCGCGGCTCGCCGGACGACCCGGTCGGCGACGGTCGAGCTGCTGGTGCGGATGTTACGGCTGCTGGACGCGCTACCCGCGGTGGAAGTGCTCACCCCGTTACCGGGGGCCGCGCACGGCACCGGCGGCTCTTCGGCGGGGTCGGGCAGCGCGGTCGATGAGAAGCTGCTCGCACGGGTCCGCGCGTTGCTGGCCAAGGCCGAGGGCACCAACTACGAAGCCGAAGCCGAGACGTTCACCGCCGCCGCCCAGGCCATGATGGCGCGCCACAACATCGACGAGGCGATGCTGCGCAGCCGCCAGAGCGCCGGCCGTTCGGGCAGGTTCGCCGGTGACGGGCCCGGGGGTATCCGGCTCGGCGTGGACAACCCCTACGCCGAGCCCAAGGCAATCCTTCTGCAGCAGGTGGCCGAAGCGAACCGGTGCCGTACGGTCTGGAGCAGGGACCTGGGTTTCAGCACCGTCATCGGGTTCCGTTCCGACACCGCGTGGGTGTCGCTGCTGTACACATCGCTGCTCCTGCAGGCGAGCACGGCGATGGCCCGGGCTGGCACGAAGACCTCGAAGTCCGGCGTCTCGCGCACCCGCGCGTTCCGCGCGTCGTTCCTGGAGTCCTTCGCCGTCCGCATCGGCGAACGGCTGCGCGACACCACCGCACATGCACAGGAGGATGCCGTCACTGCCAACGGGCCCGACTTGCTCCCCGTACTCGCCTCACAGGAGCGGGCCGTGGAAGACGAGGTCAGCCGCATCTTCCCCGACATCAGCCGAAGCGTACGCTCGGGACGCCGATGGGACCTCGAAGGCTGGCATGCCGGACGGGCCGCCGCCGATCTCGCCGATTTGGCCCGCGGCAACGCCATCGGCGACGGAGCCGCGTAGAGCCGAGCCACACGGGGCCGCGCAGTGCCGGTCGGCAACAGCGCGGGCTGGCCGGACCCGTCGGCACCGCGGGTCGGACTCCGGTGCCCTACGGCCCAGGTCCCCCAATCCGCCCGCAGGTCGCCGCGGCGCTCTCTACGATTGAACCCGTGCCAGCGTCCAAGCCACGTAAGAAGAAGCCCGCCCGCACCGCGTCCAGATCGGGGAACCCCGCGACCCGGCGCGCCGAGCGGGAGTCCGCCGAGGAGCGCCGGGTGTCGCGCGCAGCGTGGCAGCACTCGGACAGCCCGTTCGGCGAGTACCGACGCCAGCTCGACCGGCAACGGATGAAGAACGCGTCGTACGACGCCGAACCGATCGTCGCCGACCTGTTGAGTCTCGACGGGACGGTGGACCAGGTCGAGGACGCCCTGTGCCGCATGCTGGGCGAAACGCTCGCAGAGCAGGACCAGGTGAGCGATGCGGCACTGGCGCGTTCACAGGAGGTACTCGGCGCGTACAGTCCGGACCAGTTGCTCCAGGCCGTGACCGACATCGCGGTCCGGGAAGCCCGCCGGGCCGTCGCGGTCGACGGCGACCCGCAGACGCGGGATGCGGCCTGGCAGATGCAGCTGGCGATTTGCCGCATCACGCCGTATCCGGCCGCCGAGCTCACCATCGCGGCCGGCGACCAGCTGCGCGCCATGGCCACACCACGCCCGGACGGAGACACAACCGCCACACCACAAGGCCCAGCCCTGTGGTGCCGCGACGCCTACGGGACCCGGTTCGCCATCACGGCGCCGTTCGCCACCGACGCCAACACGCCCACGGCAGGCAGCCCCGCGCGCTGGTACCTGTGGGACATCGACGCCTGCGGCTCCGATGCCTACACCGTCGGCGCCGGCTACTTTCCCGACGCCGACGCTGCCCTGGCCGCCTGGCGCGCCGCCGCCGGGACACGTGCCACCGCCGGAGCAGTCCTCGAACCGGTCACCGACCCCTGCCTGGCCGCGCGTTTGCTGCCGGGGCTGCCTGCGTTCTTCCACCCGGGCGGGGAGAACCAGGAGCAGTACGCGGAGTTTCACCGCTGTCGCCGCCTTGCCCAGGCGCTGCGGAGCTCGAAGTACTTCGACGGAAGCGCGACCGGTTCCGGTCCCGCAAGCCCTCCGGCGCCGGAGGACCGCGAGTGGTTCGACCAGCAGGATTGGGATGGCAAGGACCAGTGGATCGGCGAGTTCGCCGCTTGGCGCGCGATGCACCGGCCCGGAGCACGCGCCATCCCGGAGGACTTCCCGATCGTCGAAGGCGCCGATCCCCTCACCGAGAACGAGCTGTACCGTGAGTTGCTCTCGAGCTGGTTCACCGGCGAGTTTCCAGAATTCGCCTACTGCTGTTCCCCACACCGGATCGCGCTGCTCCACGACCACCTGACGGATTTCTACGACGACGACTTCGCGCAAGTCATCACCGGCCTTGTCCCGGACCTCGTCGCCTGGCTCTCCGAGCAGGCCACCCTCCCCGCCGACCTGGTACCGCAACCTGCTGCCGACACCGCCCGCGACCACCTCAATCCCCTGGACCGGGTTCAGGAATAGCGACCACCCGCCGGAGCCGCCAGTGCATCGCAGTCCAACTCGTCTGCTACCGGTGTTGTCACGGTGACAGCCGCCGAGATGACCGCGATGCCGGGTACCGGATCGTCCACGCAATCTGTCCGCGTATTAGCCGAGATCTTGGTACCAGGCCCTGACACGCCCGCCCATCGACAAGAAGCCCGATCGTCACCTCGACCAAGGAAAACAGCGATCTACCTGCGGAGCAGCTGTTACGCAGCATACCGGAACCCGGTATGGACCATGTAAACCAAGGCCACCGTAAGGCCCTATAGGCCTTGCGTGGGATAGGAAATTGTGTTCGAGTATTCATGCCCTGACACGTGGTGGAGCGCCCGAATCGGGCGCTCCACCGCTGATTCGGACGGGCATCAGCCGCGACCACCGAGACTCGTTGTTCCCTCTTGATCCGGGGACGAGCCGGATCGTGGCCGTGCCTCGACGGCGTATCCGAAGTTGTCGTCGTCCGCCAGACTGCACACGCAGGCGTTGTCGAGTCTGGTGACCGTCCTGAACTTGGCCGACGAGGGCCGGATCAAGTGCGGCGAGTAGACCAAGCGTCCGAGCGCGGCCAGCGTGGCCGATTCCACCGTGTGCGCGGATTCGGCCCAGACCCGCAGGGCCCGGCCGGCTTCCAGGTCGGCGTGATAGGGCTCGGTGACCAGGTGGTAAGCGGCGGGGCTGGTTCGGTTCGGGGTCGGGTGCGGATTCCCGTCACCCGAATGGTGCGGTCGTCGAGCGGGTGGACCGGCGGCACGCTCAACTGGCCCTGTCCACATCACTCCCGCAGAGGAGACACGCATGGCAGTCGTCGCGGTTTTCGAACTCCCGGGGATGACCCAGGACATGTACCAACAGATCACGAACAAGCTGAGCGACGGCAGGGGCGCGAAAACTCCTTCGGACTGGCCTGTGGCCGGCCTCCTCTCACACACCACCGCCACCACCCCTGACGGGTTGCTCATCGTTGACGTCTGGGAATCCGAAGAGTCCCTCCAACAGTTCGGACAGATCGTCGCCCCGCTACACCAGGAGTTCGGGGCCCCGACGCCAAAGCCGAAGATCTACCCCGTGTTCAATCTGGTGACCGCCTGAGCAGATCTTCCCGGCCGGCGGACCGGCCGGACCCCGGCCGGGCGATGGGCGGTTGTTACCGTCTGGAACGGTAGCCGAAGCCCGGCCCGCCAACCTGACGCTGGCCGACACCACGCTGGCGCAGGCGGCCTGGCCGTGCCGTGTCGATCAGGCCGCCGGTGTTCAGAGCGCCGGGGTCGGCACTTCGATCAGCCGGGCGGTCTCCCGGGCTCGGTCGGACCACGGCGTGGGGCGGAATGTGAGGCTGTCGAGGCGGACGACAGTGCGTGTGCCGTGCGCATGCGTGGTATCCCCGTCGGCTGAGCACACTCGGAAGCCCGCTGTGGCCGAGGCGTTGCCCATGTGTTCCATCCACAGATGCACGGCGCGCTTTTCGAATCCGGTCACTGGAAGGTCGTAGGTGATGGAGAAGGCCTTGACGACGTGGAAACCGTCCCCTTCGAAGCCGGACTCGCCGCCGAAGCCCTGGCCGCGCCAGAACTCCCCCCATGCTCGCTCGACCCACACCTGGTACCGACTGTTGTGCAGCATGCTCATCGGATCCAGTTCGTCGAAGTGGACTTCCACCGGTATCAGGACACCGACGTCGGAGGTCGGCATGACGTCGGTTGGAGCGGAAGGGTTCATCGTTCTCTCCTGGTAAGGCGTATACGTGGTGAGTTGGTGGCGGCGGATGAGGGTCAGGCGAGCGTGTGACCGGCCCCGAACATGCCGGCGGGGTCCAAGCGGCGCTTCACGGCCAGGAGTCGGGCCCTGTCCTGCTCGCTCCACAGGCCTGCCACCCGGTCGGGCGTGGCGGGGCCGATGAAGTTGAACGGGTCCGAGGCGGCACGCCACGGGGCGACGGCTGCGACGATGCCGTCGATGAGGCCGGGAACGACCGGGGCCGTCTCGGCGGTCATGAGACCGACGGTCGACAGGGCGTAGGCGGCATCCCGACCGGACACCGCGTTGGGGATCGCCGGCGGGCGGGCCATCGCGCCGCCTTGCAGCCGGACCTCGACCAGGGGGACGGGGATGTCCCGGCCCGGCCCGGCGACCTCGAGCAGCGCGTCGATCGCGGCGGCCGACAGCCCGGTCAGGCCGGCGCCGCCGTCCCAGAACGGCATCGGGTCGGTGGGGTCCTGATGGATCGAGTCGACCG harbors:
- a CDS encoding ATP-binding protein; this translates as MSALAKPQDVFGRDAEWADLADFAASSLPGLRIAVVYGRRRQGKSYLLRRLAEACGGLYHLATEQAEAVSLRRFADSVAEWQQLPAGALGFRNWEHALDSTTEFMTRRSVRDGVPPLLVLDEFPYLASETQGLPSIIQGLYDRLGPGGLGQPTPLRLVLCGSAISVMSGLLSGTKALRGRGALELKVKPFGHREARAFWQIEDLQTAFLHNALIGGTPGYRELAPDPHVGETPDAVAEWIARNVLRPSAPLFDEANRVVHEDPRIRDAALYSSILAVVAAGESSPTKIGGLLERPATSLTHQLAMLESAGFLDRAQDLLLERRPVIAVNDPVIRLHHLVTEPYQADLEAGRARRVWAESAHTVESKILGPHFETLAAEWVRRHAADDAGLDVGVTGQTVVPCREHKTGHEIDILSLARGARPRTTGAPIAFIGEAESRDRRPGTAQLERLEHVRSLLTASGHDASTARLGLFSTSGFTDEALAAAQQSSGGILLVGLATLYGQAG
- a CDS encoding DUF2786 domain-containing protein — translated: MGNQNRQRRSAKKQKADRRREQARFGDFDLFGKAQNLAVEALEHLACPDTEACGGRGARALGVLVDETRGVGWCRAVDTVLFGLHMDVLGKKCWPDGWQPADLARVADRELGAAARRGVTDMMAAELRRYAPTSIDDAWHDQLAELQAAVWWSTDAEYVRESAAARRTTRSATVELLVRMLRLLDALPAVEVLTPLPGAAHGTGGSSAGSGSAVDEKLLARVRALLAKAEGTNYEAEAETFTAAAQAMMARHNIDEAMLRSRQSAGRSGRFAGDGPGGIRLGVDNPYAEPKAILLQQVAEANRCRTVWSRDLGFSTVIGFRSDTAWVSLLYTSLLLQASTAMARAGTKTSKSGVSRTRAFRASFLESFAVRIGERLRDTTAHAQEDAVTANGPDLLPVLASQERAVEDEVSRIFPDISRSVRSGRRWDLEGWHAGRAAADLADLARGNAIGDGAA
- a CDS encoding acyl-CoA thioesterase — translated: MPTSDVGVLIPVEVHFDELDPMSMLHNSRYQVWVERAWGEFWRGQGFGGESGFEGDGFHVVKAFSITYDLPVTGFEKRAVHLWMEHMGNASATAGFRVCSADGDTTHAHGTRTVVRLDSLTFRPTPWSDRARETARLIEVPTPAL